The Halobacterium hubeiense genome contains the following window.
TTCGCCGAAACCGGGACGTTCCTGTTCGCCTCCGTGCCCGGCGGCCCCGAGTCCGGCGGGCTCGCGGGCCCGGTCGCGCCGATTCTCGGCGCCATCGGCATCGGCGTCAACGTCGGCTTCATCGGGCTGCACGCGTGGCTGCCCGACACCTACCCGCGCCCGCACGTCGCCGCCAGCGTCTTCCTCTGCGTGTTCACGACGAAGACCGGCGTCTACGGGATGTACCGCGTGTTCCCGCAGGACGGCAACGTCGCCGTCGCGTACATGGGCGGCCTGATGGCCGTCTTCGGCGCGACGATGGCGCTGTTCCAGAACGACATGCGCCGGCTGCTCTCCTACCACATCCAGTCGCAGGTCGGCTACATGGTCGCCGGCGTCGGCATCGGGGGCGCGCTCGCGCAAGCCGGCGCGTTCGCGCACGTCTTCAACCACATCCTCTACAAGGGACTGCTGTTCATGACGGCGGGCGTCGTCGTCTACCGCACCGGCGAGGAGAGCCTGAAGAAGCTCGGCGGACTCGCCCGCGAGATGCCGATTACCGCGGGCGCGTTCACCGTCGCCGCGCTCTCTATCGCGGGCTTCCCCGGCTTCAACGGCTTCGTGAGCAAGGGCATCGTCATCTCCGCGAGCCACTACTCCTTCGAGAAGGGGCCGCTCGTGCTCGGTGACTTCTACACGCTCGAACTGCTGTTGTTGCTCGGGGGCGTCGGGACGTTCATGTCCTTCATCAAGTTCGGCTACTACGCGTTCTTCCACGGCAGCTACGACGGCTCCGTGAAGGACGCCAACCGCGGGCAGTCGGTCGCGATGGTGACCGTCGCGGCGCTGTGCGTGCTCTACGGCGTCTTCGACGGCGCGCTGTTCGCCATCCTGCCCTACGACGTGACGAGTGACGCGGTCGTCCACCACGTCTACCACACGTACACGGTCCCGCACGTCATCGAAGGCGTGGCGCTCGCCGTGCTGGGGCTCGTCGGCTTCGTGCTCGTGAAGAAGCCGCTGTCGAAGC
Protein-coding sequences here:
- a CDS encoding Na(+)/H(+) antiporter subunit D, with the protein product MDAIVPPFVPVLLAALLLPFLGRRVGHAVGALASAAVVPYVWLVAEGAHFQTHLFGFKAVLFNVDPFSTLMGLIFGFIGAAGVLYSYASDADNLQTAFALGYVGTSLGAVFGGDWLTLIFFWELMAVTSTLLVWHYGGKAVRAGFRYALAHGIGGTLLLGGIVWHFAETGTFLFASVPGGPESGGLAGPVAPILGAIGIGVNVGFIGLHAWLPDTYPRPHVAASVFLCVFTTKTGVYGMYRVFPQDGNVAVAYMGGLMAVFGATMALFQNDMRRLLSYHIQSQVGYMVAGVGIGGALAQAGAFAHVFNHILYKGLLFMTAGVVVYRTGEESLKKLGGLAREMPITAGAFTVAALSIAGFPGFNGFVSKGIVISASHYSFEKGPLVLGDFYTLELLLLLGGVGTFMSFIKFGYYAFFHGSYDGSVKDANRGQSVAMVTVAALCVLYGVFDGALFAILPYDVTSDAVVHHVYHTYTVPHVIEGVALAVLGLVGFVLVKKPLSKLGRVPDVDNAYNPLTFYATRYLVVGVTELYAAVDRAAVRTADATAAVVTAPGAAAGRLVGEDRVSLRADVSTSLLLVVVVVALALVLVL